TAGGTGCGTGTTCATTAGCTTTTTCTAACGCACCTGATTCTTTAATAGCTAAATGTATCTGCTCTGGTTCTATATCGACAATACTGTCTTTTACTTTAGTTTGTTTATACAGCGATTGTAAAATCTCAGTTGCCGCTTTTGCACAAATTATATCGCCAGTAATAGCAAATTGATTACCCCGATGGTTTATTTCTAATCCTAATCGTCGTTCAAGTTGTTTGATATTGTCATCATAAGGACCACAAAGACTATTAAGCCGCTGATTATCTGCTGGTTCAAGCATTGTTTCATATGTCGTAATATTCAAAGATATGTCCCCAAATCGTTTATTTTAAACACGTTCTTTTGAGCCAAAATTTATCAACATGTTATATATTATTATTTCAATCATTATTTAATTATGGTTGATAGATAGCCACACCTAAATCGTTTTCTTTACGGGTACGAGAGATGACCGATATTGGTGATTCACTTACACGTAAATTCATCTGATCCTCTGTTCTTACTACTTTACCACGCAATGAGTTAGGATAAACATCGGTAATTTCAACATCAACAAATTTACCAATCATATCCGGACTACCTTCAAAATTAACAATACGATTATTTTCTGTTCGTCCAGTTAATTCCATAAGATCCTTTTTAGAAGGGCCTTCAACTAAAATACGTTGCACAGTATTTAACATGCGACGACTAAATTGCATTGCTTGTTGATTGATTCGTTCTTGGAGAATATAGAGCCTTTGTTTTTTCTCTTCTTCAGAAACGTTATCTTCCATTTCAGCAGCAGGTGTACCTGGTCGTGCTGAATAGACAAAGCTATAACTTAAATCAAAATTAACATCAGCAATGAGTTTCATGGTTTGTTCAAAATCTTCTTGGGTTTCACCAGGGAATCCAACAATAAAGTCTGAACTAATTTGAATGTCAGGACGAACTTTGCGTAATTTGCGAATGATTGATTTATATTCAATTGCTGTATGAGTGCGTTTCATTAAATTTAACACTCGGTCTGAACCACTTTGTACCGGCAAATGTAAAAAGTTAACCAGTTCTGGCGTATCACGATATACATCGATGATATCATCAGTAAATTCAATTGGATGGCTGGTTGTAAAGCGAATGCGATCAATACCATCAATAGCAGCAACTAAGCGTAGTAGTTCAGCGAAAGAACAAATATCACCATCGAAAGTTGGCCCTCGATAAGCATTTACATTTTGACCCAGTAAATTAACTTCGCGTACACCTTGTTCAGCAAGTTGAGCTATTTCATAAATTACATCATCACAAGGTCGGCTCACCTCTTCACCACGGGTGTAAGGTACCACACAATAAGTACAGTATTTATTACATCCTTCCATAATTGAAACAAAAGCTGTTGGACCTTCACTGCGAGGTTCGGGTAAACGGTCAAATTTTTCAATTTCAGGAAAACTAACATCAACCACATGATGGCCATTACCACTACGAATTTGTTCAATCATCTCGGGTAAACGATGAAAAGTTTGTGGTCCAAAAATAATATCAACAAAAGGAGCACGCTTACGGATATGTGCACCTTCTTGTGATGCTACGCAACCACCTACACCAATGATGATATCAGGGTTATGTTGTTTTAAATTTTTCCAACGGCCTAGTTGATGAAAGACTTTTTCTTGGGCTTTTTCTCGAATAGAGCAAGTATTTAATAGTAAAATATCTGCTTCTTCGGCATTTTCTGTTAAAGTTAAACCATGGGTGGATTCAAGGAGATCTGCCATTTTTGTTGAATCATATTCATTCATTTGGCAACCCCAAGTTTTGATATGTAATTTTTTGCTCATCAATAACTCAGCTATATTTAATTGTTAAAATGAAAACGGGTTTAAATCCGTGATTTTAGCGTGCCATATTGTAATCCTTTGTGATTGTAGGGTCTATAATTAATATAAAAAACTATATTTATATGCTTTATTTAGAAAATAATGTCTAATTAGTAATTAATCTATCGAAAAAACAACTGATTATGATAATCATTCTTTTTAATATCGTTTTATTTTATGCTATTATTCTTGGCCTATTAATATTACTAATATAAAAGTGTCTAGGTATGTCGAAAACTTTTAGTCCAACAAAGCGCTTTTTGATCAAAGGCATTATTGCTACTTGTCTATTATCTGTTACACGAGTTGGCTTTGCTGCGGCAATGGCTCAAGTTGTGGCTGTGCGTGTTTGGCCTTCATCAACCTATACACGAATAACGTTAGAATCAAACGTTAAGCTTAATTATAAAAGCGCACAATTATATAACCCTGATCGTATGGTGATTGATATTGATAATCTCAATTTAAATCCAATATTAAAAGCCGTTTCGACAAAAGTTTTAAGTCGTGATCCTTTTATTAAATCTATACGTGCATTACAGTTAGATCCTAAAACTGTACGTATTATGATCGAATTAAAACAGGGTATTGATCCTAATACGTTTACATTACCACCGATTGCTGAATTTAAACATCGATTAGTCGTTGATCTTTATCCGTCTAAACCGGCTACAGCTAATGATGATCCTTTACTTGCTCTTTTAGAAGAGTATCAAAAAGGGGATCTAAATAAAAAACAAGCGCAAATAAAATCGCCAACGAATAAAAATAAAAACTCGCCTATTATTGTTATGCTCGATCCTGGTCATGGTGGTGAGGATCCTGGTGCGATTGGCTACAAAAGAACACGAGAAAAAGACATTGTTTTGCAAATTGCCAGACGAACATATAGTTTGCTAAAAAAAGAACCAAATATAAAAGTTTATATGACTCGTAATGAAGATGTTTTTATTCCATTAAAAGTTCGAGTAGCGAAAGCGAGATCTTTACATGCGGATCTATTTGTCTCTATCCATGCTGATGCTTTTGCGAGTCGATCTGTTAGAGGGTCATCTGTATTTGCTTTATCAACACGTGGAGCTAGTAGTTCTGCTGCAAGTTATTTAGCGCAAACTCAAAATGATGCAGACCAAATAGGTGGTGTTAGCCGAAGTGGTGATAAATATTTAGATAACACTATTTTAGATTTAGTGCAAAAAACAACCCTTTCTAATGGTGTATTATTAGGGAGTGCTATTTTAAATCGAATGAAAAATGTAAATAAATTACATAAACCATCGATAGAAAAAGCAGGTTTTGCAGTGTTAAAAGCGCCAGATATTCCATCAGTTTTAGTTGAAACAGCCTTTATTAGTAATATAGCTGAAGAGCAAAAACTTAAAACAGTAGCCTTCCAAAATCAGGTTTCTAAAGCCATAGTTGATGGTATTAAGGATTATTTGAAAAGACGTAAAAATTGATCTAAAAAGTGATTAGATCAATTTATTTTTTATTCAATGATCATTAATCGTCTTTCAGCATTCAATTCAGGTATAGTAAGTTTTATATCTTGTTTCAGCGTAAATCCTTCAGGGATAGGATCAAGATCACTGCCTTTTAACGCATAAAATAATCCTTGTTCATTAGGAAGATGTTTACACCAGGTTAACATATCTTGTAAAGAAGCAAATGCTCGACTTATTACCCCATCGAATTTTTTTTGATTATATTCTTCAATACGGCTTTGAATTGGTTGAATATTTGGTAGCTTTAATTCAAATTGAACTTGTTTTAAAAAACGGAGCCTTTTACCTAAACTGTCAACGAGATCAAATTGTTTGTCTGGATTGATGATTGCTAAAGGAATCCCTGGTAATCCAGGGCCTGTACCTACATCAATAAACGTGCTACCAACTAAATAAGGTGAAACAACTAA
This Gilliamella sp. ESL0443 DNA region includes the following protein-coding sequences:
- the rsmG gene encoding 16S rRNA (guanine(527)-N(7))-methyltransferase RsmG is translated as MLKKKLINLIDQTDLPINCQQIDQLINYVEMLNKWNKAYNLTAVRDPNEMLIKHIMDSLVVSPYLVGSTFIDVGTGPGLPGIPLAIINPDKQFDLVDSLGKRLRFLKQVQFELKLPNIQPIQSRIEEYNQKKFDGVISRAFASLQDMLTWCKHLPNEQGLFYALKGSDLDPIPEGFTLKQDIKLTIPELNAERRLMIIE
- a CDS encoding N-acetylmuramoyl-L-alanine amidase, with protein sequence MSKTFSPTKRFLIKGIIATCLLSVTRVGFAAAMAQVVAVRVWPSSTYTRITLESNVKLNYKSAQLYNPDRMVIDIDNLNLNPILKAVSTKVLSRDPFIKSIRALQLDPKTVRIMIELKQGIDPNTFTLPPIAEFKHRLVVDLYPSKPATANDDPLLALLEEYQKGDLNKKQAQIKSPTNKNKNSPIIVMLDPGHGGEDPGAIGYKRTREKDIVLQIARRTYSLLKKEPNIKVYMTRNEDVFIPLKVRVAKARSLHADLFVSIHADAFASRSVRGSSVFALSTRGASSSAASYLAQTQNDADQIGGVSRSGDKYLDNTILDLVQKTTLSNGVLLGSAILNRMKNVNKLHKPSIEKAGFAVLKAPDIPSVLVETAFISNIAEEQKLKTVAFQNQVSKAIVDGIKDYLKRRKN
- the miaB gene encoding tRNA (N6-isopentenyl adenosine(37)-C2)-methylthiotransferase MiaB, producing MSKKLHIKTWGCQMNEYDSTKMADLLESTHGLTLTENAEEADILLLNTCSIREKAQEKVFHQLGRWKNLKQHNPDIIIGVGGCVASQEGAHIRKRAPFVDIIFGPQTFHRLPEMIEQIRSGNGHHVVDVSFPEIEKFDRLPEPRSEGPTAFVSIMEGCNKYCTYCVVPYTRGEEVSRPCDDVIYEIAQLAEQGVREVNLLGQNVNAYRGPTFDGDICSFAELLRLVAAIDGIDRIRFTTSHPIEFTDDIIDVYRDTPELVNFLHLPVQSGSDRVLNLMKRTHTAIEYKSIIRKLRKVRPDIQISSDFIVGFPGETQEDFEQTMKLIADVNFDLSYSFVYSARPGTPAAEMEDNVSEEEKKQRLYILQERINQQAMQFSRRMLNTVQRILVEGPSKKDLMELTGRTENNRIVNFEGSPDMIGKFVDVEITDVYPNSLRGKVVRTEDQMNLRVSESPISVISRTRKENDLGVAIYQP